A single region of the Triticum dicoccoides isolate Atlit2015 ecotype Zavitan chromosome 2B, WEW_v2.0, whole genome shotgun sequence genome encodes:
- the LOC119360305 gene encoding WRKY transcription factor WRKY24-like encodes LEALLQVQDDHAGIRELAAEILCCCDRALAALHGKAGPKKRKLGPQSAATETTRPKRRTRVSSGETAATPTRVERKQNWDDGFVWTKYGQKDIRGSDHPRHYFRCAYTLDAGGCPARRQVQRSEEHDRPLYVLTYFADHTCRHGAEAVFAALDDVKILDFGSVGSRSPRPDDGDAPSGKTSLSEELPAEVAKVESTPLPDMRPAGKVAELSSSTDDIHCSSSWESAAVCSDWDFFGNCSFDYVSEFFDVEDIALYR; translated from the exons CTGGAGGCCCTGCTCCAGGTCCAGGACGACCACGCCGGGATACGGGAGCTCGCCGCCGAGATCCTTTGCTGCTGCGACCGCGCCCTCGCCGCCCTCCACGGCAAAGCAGGCCCGAAGAAGCGCAAGTTGGGGCCCCAGAGCGCGGCCACTGAGACAACCCGGCCCAAAAGAAG GACGCGCGTGAGCAGCGGAGAGACGGCGGCGACGCCGACGAGGGTGGAGAGGAAGCAGAACTGGGATGACGGCTTCGTGTGGACCAAGTACGGGCAGAAGGACATCCGGGGCAGCGACCACCCGAGGCACTACTTCAGGTGCGCCTACACACTCGACGCCGGCGGTTGCCCGGCAAGGAGGCAGGTCCAGCGGTCAGAGGAGCACGACCGTCCCCTCTACGTCCTCACCTACTTCGCCGACCACACCTGCCGCCACGGTGCCGAGGCGGTGTTCGCCGCCTTGGACGACGTCAAGATCCTCGACTTTGGGTCCGTGGGCAGCCGCTCGCCACGGCCTGACGACGGTGACGCTCCGAGTGGAAAAACCTCACTCTCGGAGGAGCTCCCAGCCGAGGTGGCCAAAGTCGAGTCAACGCCGTTGCCAGACATGCGGCCGGCGGGTAAAGTGGCCGAGCTGAGCTCCTCTACCGACGACATCCATTGTTCCTCCTCCTGGGAGTCGGCGGCTGTCTGCTCTGACTGGGATTTCTTTGGCAACTGCTCCTTTGATTACGTTAGCGAGTTCTTCGATGTCGAAGACATTGCTTTGTACCGATAG